A region of Phocoena phocoena chromosome 17, mPhoPho1.1, whole genome shotgun sequence DNA encodes the following proteins:
- the ZNF250 gene encoding zinc finger protein 250 isoform X2: protein MAAARLLPPPAVPQAKVTFEDVAVLLSQEEWDRLGPAQRGLYRHVMMETYGNVVSVGIPGSKPEVISQLERGEEPWVLDKQGNEGRRGLGTGRSDNFTCDHMTACAQQDSTSCPWGCENTERDQSRALSLRPLTSQEAPTALRKTPAEWSDQGSCEPEESFCLSPSHTGPPEGRALSQGMPVAQRPAVPGGERPYRCVECGKCFGRSSHLLQHQRTHTGERPYVCGVCGKAFSQSSVLSKHRRIHTGEKPYACHECGKAFRVSSDLAQHHKIHTGEKPHECLECRKAFTQLSHLLQHQRIHTGERPYVCGVCGKAFNHSTVLRSHRRVHTGEKPHACAECGRAFSVKRTLLQHQRVHTGEKPYACGECGRAFSDRSVLIQHHSVHTGEKPYECSECGKAFRHRSTLLNHERIHTEEKPYGCYACGKAFVQHSHLTQHQRVHTGEKPYVCSECGHAFSARRSLVQHQRVHTGERPFRCAQCDKAFSLKATLIVHLRTHTGERPYECSRCGKAFSQYSVLVQHQRIHTGERPYECGECGRAFNQHGHLIQHQKVHGKL from the exons ATGGCAGCGGCCAGGCTCCTACCGCCACCGGCGGTGCCCCAG GCCAAGGTGACCTTCGAGGACGTGGCCGTGCTCCTCTCCCAGGAGGAGTGGGACCGCCTGGGCCCTGCTCAGCGGGGCCTCTACCGACATGTGATGATGGAAACCTATGGGAACGTGGTCTCCGTGG GAATTCCAGGATCCAAGCCCGAGGTGATCTCGCAGCTGGAGCGAGGAGAGGAGCCGTGGGTCCTGGACAAACAGGGAAATGAGGGGCGCCGGGGCCTGGGCACTGGCCGCTCAG ACAACTTCACGTGTGACCACATGACAGCTTGTGCGCAACAAGACAGCACGTCCTGTCCCTGGG gatgtgaaaacacggAGCGGGACCAGAGCAGAGCCTTGAGTCTGAGGCCGCTCACTTCACAGGAAGCACCAACGGCTCTGAGGAAAACACCAGCCGAGTGGAGCGACCAGGGAAGCTGCGAGCCCGAGGAGAGCTTCTGTCTGAGTCCCAGCCACACCGGCCCCCCTGAAGGCCGGGCCTTGAGTCAGGGCATGCCTGTCGCTCAGCGACCAGCCGTTCCTGGCGGGGAGAGACCCTACCGGTGCGTGGAGTGCGGGAAGTGCTTTGGCCGGAGCTCCCACCTTCTCCAGCACCAGAGAACCCACACCGGAGAGAGGCCCTACGTGTGCGGCGTGTGTGGCAAGGCCTTCAGCCAGAGCTCGGTCCTCAGCAAGCACAGGAGGATCCACACGGGCGAGAAGCCCTACGCGTGTCACGAGTGTGGAAAGGCCTTTCGAGTGAGCTCAGATCTTGCTCAGCATCACAAGATCCACACGGGGGAGAAGCCACACGAGTGTCTCGAGTGTCGCAAGGCCTTCACACAGCTCTCGCACCTGCTCCAGCACCAGCGCATCCACACGGGGGAGAGGCCCTACGTGTGCGGCGTGTGCGGGAAGGCCTTCAACCACAGCACCGTGCTGCGCAGCCACCGGCGGGTGCACACCGGGGAGAAGCCGCACGCCTGCGCAGAGTGTGGCCGCGCCTTCAGCGTGAAGAGGACGCTGCTCCAGCACCAGCGGGTCCACACCGGGGAGAAGCCCTACGCCTGCGGCGAGTGTGGCCGCGCCTTCAGCGACCGCTCCGTCCTCATCCAGCACCACAGCGTGCACACGGGCGAGAAGCCCTATGAGTGCAGCGAGTGCGGAAAGGCCTTCCGGCACCGCTCCACCCTCCTGAACCACGAACGCATCCACACCGAGGAGAAGCCCTATGGCTGCTACGCATGCGGCAAGGCCTTCGTGCAGCACTCCCACCTGACCCAGCACCAGCGGGTCCACACCGGCGAAAAGCCCTACGTGTGCAGCGAGTGTGGCCACGCCTTCAGTGCCCGCAGGTCCCTGGTCCAGCACCAGCGGGTCCACACGGGTGAGAGGCCATTCCGCTGTGCACAGTGCGACAAGGCCTTCAGCCTGAAGGCCACGCTGATCGTGCACCTGAGGACCCACACAGGCGAGAGGCCCTATGAGTGTAGCCGCTGCGGCAAGGCCTTCAGCCAGTACTCGGTGCTCGTGCAGCACCAACGCATCCACACAGGCGAGAGGCCCTACGAATGTGGGGAGTGCGGCCGCGCCTTTAACCAGCACGGCCACCTGATCCAGCACCAGAAGGTACACGGGAAGCTGTGA
- the ZNF250 gene encoding zinc finger protein 250 isoform X1 yields the protein MAAARLLPPPAVPQPLSFQAKVTFEDVAVLLSQEEWDRLGPAQRGLYRHVMMETYGNVVSVGIPGSKPEVISQLERGEEPWVLDKQGNEGRRGLGTGRSDNFTCDHMTACAQQDSTSCPWGCENTERDQSRALSLRPLTSQEAPTALRKTPAEWSDQGSCEPEESFCLSPSHTGPPEGRALSQGMPVAQRPAVPGGERPYRCVECGKCFGRSSHLLQHQRTHTGERPYVCGVCGKAFSQSSVLSKHRRIHTGEKPYACHECGKAFRVSSDLAQHHKIHTGEKPHECLECRKAFTQLSHLLQHQRIHTGERPYVCGVCGKAFNHSTVLRSHRRVHTGEKPHACAECGRAFSVKRTLLQHQRVHTGEKPYACGECGRAFSDRSVLIQHHSVHTGEKPYECSECGKAFRHRSTLLNHERIHTEEKPYGCYACGKAFVQHSHLTQHQRVHTGEKPYVCSECGHAFSARRSLVQHQRVHTGERPFRCAQCDKAFSLKATLIVHLRTHTGERPYECSRCGKAFSQYSVLVQHQRIHTGERPYECGECGRAFNQHGHLIQHQKVHGKL from the exons ATGGCAGCGGCCAGGCTCCTACCGCCACCGGCGGTGCCCCAG CCCCTGTCATTCCAGGCCAAGGTGACCTTCGAGGACGTGGCCGTGCTCCTCTCCCAGGAGGAGTGGGACCGCCTGGGCCCTGCTCAGCGGGGCCTCTACCGACATGTGATGATGGAAACCTATGGGAACGTGGTCTCCGTGG GAATTCCAGGATCCAAGCCCGAGGTGATCTCGCAGCTGGAGCGAGGAGAGGAGCCGTGGGTCCTGGACAAACAGGGAAATGAGGGGCGCCGGGGCCTGGGCACTGGCCGCTCAG ACAACTTCACGTGTGACCACATGACAGCTTGTGCGCAACAAGACAGCACGTCCTGTCCCTGGG gatgtgaaaacacggAGCGGGACCAGAGCAGAGCCTTGAGTCTGAGGCCGCTCACTTCACAGGAAGCACCAACGGCTCTGAGGAAAACACCAGCCGAGTGGAGCGACCAGGGAAGCTGCGAGCCCGAGGAGAGCTTCTGTCTGAGTCCCAGCCACACCGGCCCCCCTGAAGGCCGGGCCTTGAGTCAGGGCATGCCTGTCGCTCAGCGACCAGCCGTTCCTGGCGGGGAGAGACCCTACCGGTGCGTGGAGTGCGGGAAGTGCTTTGGCCGGAGCTCCCACCTTCTCCAGCACCAGAGAACCCACACCGGAGAGAGGCCCTACGTGTGCGGCGTGTGTGGCAAGGCCTTCAGCCAGAGCTCGGTCCTCAGCAAGCACAGGAGGATCCACACGGGCGAGAAGCCCTACGCGTGTCACGAGTGTGGAAAGGCCTTTCGAGTGAGCTCAGATCTTGCTCAGCATCACAAGATCCACACGGGGGAGAAGCCACACGAGTGTCTCGAGTGTCGCAAGGCCTTCACACAGCTCTCGCACCTGCTCCAGCACCAGCGCATCCACACGGGGGAGAGGCCCTACGTGTGCGGCGTGTGCGGGAAGGCCTTCAACCACAGCACCGTGCTGCGCAGCCACCGGCGGGTGCACACCGGGGAGAAGCCGCACGCCTGCGCAGAGTGTGGCCGCGCCTTCAGCGTGAAGAGGACGCTGCTCCAGCACCAGCGGGTCCACACCGGGGAGAAGCCCTACGCCTGCGGCGAGTGTGGCCGCGCCTTCAGCGACCGCTCCGTCCTCATCCAGCACCACAGCGTGCACACGGGCGAGAAGCCCTATGAGTGCAGCGAGTGCGGAAAGGCCTTCCGGCACCGCTCCACCCTCCTGAACCACGAACGCATCCACACCGAGGAGAAGCCCTATGGCTGCTACGCATGCGGCAAGGCCTTCGTGCAGCACTCCCACCTGACCCAGCACCAGCGGGTCCACACCGGCGAAAAGCCCTACGTGTGCAGCGAGTGTGGCCACGCCTTCAGTGCCCGCAGGTCCCTGGTCCAGCACCAGCGGGTCCACACGGGTGAGAGGCCATTCCGCTGTGCACAGTGCGACAAGGCCTTCAGCCTGAAGGCCACGCTGATCGTGCACCTGAGGACCCACACAGGCGAGAGGCCCTATGAGTGTAGCCGCTGCGGCAAGGCCTTCAGCCAGTACTCGGTGCTCGTGCAGCACCAACGCATCCACACAGGCGAGAGGCCCTACGAATGTGGGGAGTGCGGCCGCGCCTTTAACCAGCACGGCCACCTGATCCAGCACCAGAAGGTACACGGGAAGCTGTGA